Sequence from the Chitinophagales bacterium genome:
ATCATTTCATCAAGTGTCATCGCATCCATCAGCATAACTGCAATCATTCCTTCTTGATTTCTCTGAATGTGATATTCATTTAGGTAATTACTTTTTCTCTGTTCAATTCCGTAGGCTCTTATTCTTTCAATCTCCGCAAGAAATTTTTCAGGCGTAACACGAAGCCGCCACAACTCGTTTTTATTTTTCAACTCGTTGTATTTGTCAAGATAGTCGTCTAAGTAGTCTTCTGTTGTTTTCATTTGTTCTTAATGAAGTTTTTAATTGTTCGCTGTGTGCTTCTAAAGTTTTGTTGACTTCAAGCATTTAGTCAGTCAATTCTTTGTATTTCTTGAATCGCTTTTGAATTTCTTGCGGACTTACAATTGCATCCATTTCATTTTTCAATTCGTTATCATATTATCTTCTGAAATTTGCTTGGTAAGTTGTCAAAAAATAAACAAACCTTAGGAATTACTAATGTATATACTCAACTTGGCCTGTAAATCAATTTCGTTTTTTATTTCCATTGCAAGCATTGGAAAAACATTTCAATAATCTTTCTTTCCGGGAATTACAGCTCTTATTCCACCTCGAGGTTCCTTCACATCTCCTTTGTATCGTGGAATCAAATGTATGTGAACATGAGGAACAGTTTGTCCTGCTGATTCGCTGATGTTGATTCCAACATTGAATCCGTCAGGATTCAATTTCTTTTTTAAAAGCTCTTTTGCTTTGTTCAGCATGAACCAACAAGCAGATTGTTCTTTAAATGAAAGTTGAAAATAATCTGCACAATGTTTTTTCGGAATGATTAAAGTGTGTCCGTTGCTCACTGGAAATTTATCAAACATTGCATAAGCGGTTGCAGATTCTAAAAGCAATTCTCTTTCTGAATCAGGATTGCAAAACGGACAAGTGGAATTTTCTTTTCGCTTGAATTGATTGAAGTGCTTGTATTCATACACTTCACAATTTTCATTTTTGAAAATTGATTTGTAATTCAAAATCACATTGCATTGGTAAGTGGGTTTCTTATGAACCTTGTGAGTTCTGAAACCTTCGTATTGCAAATCTCTTCTCACGGCAAAGTATGCTTTGCCATTTGGCTTTAACAGTTGAGATATTTCCATGAGAACATTTGCTTGTTCTTCTTGCATCAAAACATTCAGCACATAAAAGCAGATGATTGTGTCAAACTTTTTTGCAGGATACTTTGGAAAATAATGTTTGTCGTAGCCGACAATATTTTTTCCTTTTGCTTTCAGCAATTCAACGTCTTTTCCAAATCCACAACCAAAATCCAGCACATCACCAACCAACAAGCTTTTGTTCAACAAAAGTTTTGCTGGAAATGAAAGTGTTTCTCTTTCTTTCGCTGTTAGGTAATTGTAATGATTAGATTTTAGATATACCATTCTTCAAAGCCACGATTAGAAATTAAATAACTACAACTGCTTTGCAGTTGCTTGATTCCTGTTTGTTGCCATGAGGCGAATGAATTATTTCCAAGCAGTGCAACTTGGATTTCTTTTTTGAATCGTTGCGATTGACTATCATTAAGCAATCCCCAATACTGAAGAATCAAATCTTTTTGCTTTTCAATTAACTCAGGTGAAGGAATCTTGTTCCGCTTTTGATTGTTCGTTTTTGGTTGTGAAGGAAGTAAATTCCACAAGTCATTATTCTTCCAAACAGAAAAAGGGATCATGTGGTCAACATCATAAATCGAAATTTCATTTCCAGTCCAGACGCAAAACACTTTACCTTCTCGTTTCAAAATTTCTTTGTAAATCTTTTTTGATTCTGCAATTTCTCTTTCTGTAATCGGGCTTTTCAAAACTTCATTGACAACTTTTTCTATTGATAAATTTTGTCCAGATGCGTTCACTGAAAACTCAGCCCACTTGAAAAGAATGGAATCTTGTCCGCTAATAAAACTTCCCAAAACTTTAAATGCTTCGTAATAATCTCTGGGAATAGAAAATGTTCCGAAGTGGGTTATCAAAAATTCCAAATCAATTTGAATTGAACTTCTTCTTGTAGTTGCGGAATCAAAATTGAAAATGGAATAGTATTCATTGCTGATTGAACGGCCAATGTATTTCATTGGCATTGTTGTTATCGTGCCTTTTAGTTTTTTTGATAACGCCAAAAAATCTGCATGCAGATTTTTAGGAATTCCCTTGTTCTTTAGATCATTGCAGAAAGCTGAGAAACCTCCAACACTTTCATAAGCTTTGATAATATTCTTGAACTGAATTCCGAATGCAAGATTTGTAGCTCCGTTGATTTGAGGAATGTTAGTTGAACATTCTAAAATCGGATAGTAATACAACATCCATTTCTCAATCAGTAAACCTGTTGGAAAATGAACTCTGTCTTTGGAAATATTTGTGAATGGAGAATTGTCTTGAATTATGTCAATCACTCCACGTAAGAGAGCAAACTTGTAAGTTGTGGTCTTGCTATCTCTTTCAATGATTTTACTGATATTCTGAAATACATCAGTTTGCATTTAACTCTCTGATTTTTTCTTTGACAGATTTCTCGCTCAGCTTTTCTTCAAGTTGAGTAATCATCATTTCAACATACTCTTTCGTTACAACAGAATTTTTTGGAAAATCTTCTTTTGCAATCAAAGTTTTGTAATGCTTTAAAGATTCTTGTAGCAAGTAAATTTCAAAGCCATCAAGTTTTAAATATTTCATAACATGGAATTTTATGTAAGATGGTTGTTGGCATTAGGGATAGTTGCGGAAGGACCAGTCCTGAAAAAATTTACAGTTTTAGTAGATAATCCTGATATCAGTTTACAGTTGATCTGTTTTTAGGGTAATATTATTTCCGGATTCGCTTCGCTGCTACCGGATGGTTTGCATGATTAACTTTAACAGGAGTATGATTGCTGATATGCATAGGAGGCCGTTCACTGTTGTAATGACGAATAGCAGGATACTCATACGGTTGCCGGTAACAGTTTGTGCTTGCCGCAGTGGGGAAATTCAGAGTGCGCATGTTCAAATTTAGTACAAAAAATCAATAGAATACCCAATGTTCAATGCAGCACTTCTGCCCCTATTTTGACAAACCCATACCAGCGGTTCGTGCTTTTTTTTGCTATTCATTGTCGTAGTAAATCATGCTTGTTATTTCATTTGTTCCTTTTGTTTGTATTCAGCATAAGTAATAAACTCTTTACCATCAAAAAGGTATAGGCCATTATTTTTCGTACCCACCCAAAGAATACCGCTTCTATCTTCTAATATTGACCAACCACCTAAATGGGCTTGTCTGTCTTCTGTAATAAAACGAGTGAAAGAGTTTCCATCATAACAGAAAAGTTCATCACCATTAAGCCAGACGTTTCCCTTTTTGTCTTCGATTATTTTGGCTATCATAGTAACGTTTAAGCCATCTTTTGCTGAAAAGCCTGTAAAATCTTTCCCGTCATAACGGTAGGCACCTCCCCAATTACTGAACCAGATATTCCCGTTTTTATCCTGCAATTGAGGCCATCCCCAATTATGAAGTTTTGGCCTGGGCCCATTCTGACCTTGAATTAATTGCGGTAGATTACAATGGGCAATCGATTTACCATCGTAGCGAAAAATACCTTCATTGGTTCTGCCGCCCAGCCAAATATTACCTGCATTATCTTCAAGCATGCGTTCCACCTTAGCGTTACTGCTTAAAAAGCCATTGGCAGCTTCCTTCAATGGAAAATGTGTAAAAGATTTGCCATCGTAGATATAAACACCATCCATTGTTGCAAACCATAGTTTGCCGTTTTTCGCCTGTATCATACTGAACACCCAATGGTTTTGATAGTAGGTATTCTTGTTAGGAGGCAGGTTTTCTGGTAAAGGAATCTGGATTTTGTCAAATGTTTTGCCATTGTAAAGACAAAGTCCTTCTTCAGTACCTATCCAAAGTTTACCCTCTTTATCTTCCAAAATGCAATAAATATTATTGCAATCTAACCCGTCTTTTACTGTAAATTGAGTAAAGGATTTTCCGTCATACTTGTAAAGTCCGTTTCCCCTTATTCCAAACCAAATATTACCTTCTTTATCCTGCAAAATGCACCTGACATCACCAGGCGGGGCGACGGTTTTATTGAGTAGTGCTGAATTTGCCTTTTGATTGGATATATCTTTTTTTACTGGTCCATTGCAGGCAGGCTCTGAAACAAGTATTGTGAGACAAGCAATTATTTGTATTAGGGATAATTTATTCATTGTTAAAAAGGTCATTGTGGATTGAGCTCACTTTGCATTGACCGCTCACTGTTATTATACGAAGTTAAAGACAAATGAAAAATTGCACATTGCCTTTTGAGCTCTTTTCAATCAAGAAGCTGGGGAGGATAGAAAATTTCGCGATCGGATGAATAATCCCGAAAACGAAATTTCGCTTATTGCTCTGAATGGAGTTGATCAAAGGAGCCGGCCGCTTTGTTAATCTCCAGTTTACACACATGGGTGCAGCATAAAAAGTTGCCGCAACAGCTGATCAGGCCGCTCGCAAAGCTGATGAATGCCATGCACCTACAATGGGGAGCTGCTGACTTCAAGGAAAACAATGATGCACCGGTTTTCCTGGAAGTAAATTCACATCCGATGTTCAGCCGTTTTGACCAATGTGCGAATGGAAAGATATGTGATGCGATATTGAGAACGATATGCGGAATGGATATATAACATGCAAACAGCATCCATTCAATAGTGTGATGAATACTCTTCAGATCCGGAAAATGTCTTTACTAAAGTGTTAACTATGATACCTTCGCTGGCGCAGGTCAAAACGTGGCCATAAGTTTCAGCCAGACCTGTGCCGGACGAAAAGGATTCGCGAAAAATAGGCAGCGGGGGATTTATCTGAAGCGCATCAGTCTGGCTTAGCTCAAAGTTGCACTAAGACTGGCGCTGGCGGTAAAGCTTGGTATAAGGAAATGCTTATGAATATCTTTGATTCCCCCACGGGTCTTCTTTGCCTTATAGCTCTTCTAAATCTTGCGCCAGTGAAGGGCACGAAACCTTCGGGATCTTTTCCAGGTGATGAGGGCGATGATTTGCTATGGGGATTGCATCGGTTTGTTAGCTGGCCATTTCGTTATCTTTATCAACGTAATTTTTAGCATTTATGTTAATTGGTTTTTTCACAGACTGACGTTAGTGGCCATTTTAACGCTTCAAAGAAACAGTGGCCAATTCAAACATGATAGCCATGAAAAAAAGAATCTGTATAATTATTTGTTTTCTGACAATCCAAATTTGCCATTCACAGAATTTAATTCCAAATGCTGATTTTGAATTAGGGCCAACGCTTATTTCAATGGGTTGGATGCATGGGGTATTTCCTAATTGCCTGCCGTATAATTTTGTTTATGGTCCTGATGAATGGACTGTTACCGCTTTTACTCCCGATAGAATGTTGGAAGGACAGATTCCATGCAACTGGGATGATGATACTGCACAATCCGGCAGTGCATTTATTGTCTTGGGTGGGACAGAGGGTGGCAAAGCAACATTAATTAATTCATTGGAAAAAGACTATATCTATGACTTTGGAGGCTATATTCAACTGGAAACGTTCAGAGGCACACAGCCATGGCCTTGCAGAATACAATTTATTTTTAATGGAGGGGATACCCTAATCACCCCATTTATAAGTGACTCTCTGAATTGGCTGGCATATGATACTACATTTATGGCATCCGCAGTTTCTACTGAAATTGAAATTAAAGGAATGGGTGGGGGTTCAGGATTGGAAGTAGATAATCTACACTTGGAAAAAATTACCCCGACCGGTATTCTCCTAAATAACAATATCAAAGAATTGCCGTATGTCTTTCCCAATCCGTTTTCAGATAAAATCAACTTTGCAGCAAATGATAACAAGTGGTATGAAGTATTCATCTTTGATATAACCTCAAGAGAAATGCTGAATCAAAATTTTACAAACGCTGTTTCACTGAATACAGAACAACTTGCAAAGGGCTTGTATTTTTACGAAGTGCGAAACAAAAACGGTTTGTGCAAGAAAGGAAAAATTGTGAAAGATTGAAACGACACGAATTCCAATGAACAGAAAAAGGCGCTATAACAACTAAGGCTTCGTTGTGTGCATCGCACGAGCCTTCGCTGGCGCAGGTCTAAGCGGGGCCATAGGTGTAAGCCAAACCCTGTGCCGGACCAAAAGGATTCGTAAAAAATAGGTAGCGAGCGATTTATATGAAGCGCACCAGTCTGGCTTAGCTTAAAAGATGCCTTAAGATTGCTTGTAGCGAGAGTACATGGTTTGCAGGATGCTTACGAATATCTTTGATACCCGCACAAGTCTTCCTTGACTTATGGCTCTTCAAAGACTTGCACTAGTGAGCGCACAATAGTTATCATTTTAATTATAGTCCTAAAATGCGATAAGTAATGCTTTATAAAATATCTTTCTTAAAATCAATTCGCAAAACATGTTGTGCAACAGCCACGGACACTGACACCAAACAGAACCAACGGGTTTATTGAATGACCAATTTCCCTAAGTTAATTGAACGGTTATTTACAATCAATTGGTAGAAATAAATTCCTGATGAAAGATTCCCTCTTTCAAGAAATATTTTTTGTGATTTGCCTTCCTTAGATAAAACTTTGTTTCCAAAGAGATCATACAATTCAAGTTGGAAATTTTGACTGTTACTCAATGTAATTGATGTAGATGTTGCAAAAGGATTTGGTGAAACTTCCGGTTCAAAATTTTGTGAATGCTCTTCAATACCGACCTCTGGAGATAGTTTTACTATCCACCAATCGCTTTCACCATTGTTCAATGTTACATCGCCATCATTTGACGCAGTACGACCTACGGCAATGTAGCCGCCATCATTTGTCTGAAGAATTGAATAAGCCTCATCAGCTAAAGAACCACCTAATACCTTTTGCCATTCGATATTTCCATTTTGATTAACCTTAACAATAACCATATCAATGTCGCCATGATTACCTGAAAAGTCTCCATCACTAGAATCTGAATGACCTGAAATGATATAGCCGCCATCATTTGTACGAGCAACAGAATTTCCAATCTCATCAATGCCTGTTCCACCAATACTTTTTTGCCAGAGCAACACTCCTTCCTTATTTGTCTTCGCAATCCAAACGTCAATGCTTCCATGATTTCCGGAAACATCACCATCATTGGAACTTGATTGTCCAACAATGACATAACCACTATCAATTGAATAACACATTCCAACATCACTGTCTCCGCCTGATCCTCCAATTGATTTTTGCCAACTAATATTGCCAGCAGTATCGAGGTTCACTAACCAAAAGTCATCGTACCCATGATTAGATGTAACATCGTAATCTGTGGATGAGGATGTGCATGCAGAAATATATCCGCCACTTAAAGACTTTAAGATCGACACCGAGTAATCGATGTTTGATCCCCCGGCAGGTTTTGCCCACTCAATATCACCGATCAAACTTATCTTAACAAACCAGCAATCCCAGTAACCATAGTTTGCTGAAACATCGCCGTCATTAGATTCGGAAATTCCGGAGACAACGAATCCGTCATCTGAAGTTTCAATAATTGAATATCCAAGTTCAGTCTCCGATCCTCCCAAACATTTTTGCCAAATCAGGTTACCATTTATATCCAAGCGCGTAACCCATATATCAGAACTACCATGATTACTTGTTACATCACCATCTATCGAAGAAGCATAACCAACAGCAGCGAAACCACTATCACTCGTTTGAATTATCTGATGAGCCGACTCACAATTACTACCACCATATATTCTTTTCCACAGAAGGTTTCCGTTCATATCAAGTTTAATAATCCAATAGTCAATCAAGCAGCCTCCATGATTTCCCGTCACATCTCCATCATTGGATCTTACATAACCTGCAACAACAAGTCCTCCATCAAAAGTTTGAATCACAGAATTTGCTTGATCATACCCACTACCGCCAAAAGTTTTCTGCCATTCTATTGACGGTGCAAGTTGCGCTTGAATATTTAATGTCATTAGAAGCGTGATTGAAAAAAAGGAAGTGGCAATCAGGTTATGCACGGGAGGGAATTTATTGAACAACAAAAATAATAACAACAACTTTCTATTCCCCGTTGGGCGGGATTTACAATCCCGTCCTCTTGAGTTTTGGATTTTTAATCCAACAAAACTAAATCACCCGCATTTAGATGACCCTAATAGTCCAGATTTGTAATCACAAGTGTTCGAAACATCATCAAAGGCTTATCCAGTATACATTACAGCTGTTTTAATGAAGCGTTTTCACCCATTTAAATATTCCTTTGGCATCGTGAATGTGATTTCTATCAATGAGAAACATACATGAGGATTTTGCGGAACAGGTTCAGACTCGATATTTAGACATTAAAAATGCTTTGAAACTGAAGCCAATAAGGAGTTTCTAAGGTTTCGATCACCTATGATTTGTAATCGGGACTGATTAAGAAACGGAATTTGTAATTCCGCAATAAGTTGCCTTCAATCTCCAACCACCGGCCATGGGATTCAACAGCAAAGCAGATATTCCTGAAGGCAATTGCTTTGCAACATCCAAGATTGTGCAGTGGATTGATTTGTTTACCAGAAAAAAATTGTTGGAGGTAGTGATTGATTCTCTCCATTACTGTAACCGGGAAGGCGTGACAATACTCAATGGCAGCTATCATAATTAATTGGCTTTAACAACTTAAGCGAGATCAAATCATTCAGAACCCTACGAAATCGTGACGAGGGGGCTAAACATTTAACCACCATTCTTCTTCATGGCCGTATCCGGAATAGGAAATAGCGGCAGCCGATTTCGCCGCCCCATTGATAACGCGGAACGAAATCGCCAAACAATCCACCACCCACCTGCAGCCACACATTGATGCGCTTCGCAGGTGCATAAGCGATGCGTCCTTCAAGATTCATGGAAGCGCCACCGTTGATGTAATCAAGGTATAACTCAGGCGCCACCACGGCCCACATTTTTCTTGTCCACGGGTAAAGCAGGATGGGTTGTATTTTGGAATAGCTGATGTCTTCGCGGTTTTCATCGCCGCTGAAAGAAATTACTTCCTGAAAAACGATAGCCATCAGCAATCCTCTTTGGTTAAGCGCCCGGGTGTACGTCACCATGGGGATGAGCATGTTTTTTCCGGTACCCAGCACGGGTGATGAAGCCGTGTTCAGGTTAAACTCCATGGAAGCCGTGGTGGCTGACCTTTTCGACTGATTGATTTTGTAACCCAGCAGTCGGAAAGAGATATCACTGAGTCCGAATGGCTGATAGTCTTTCTCCGTTGCGATTGAATTGTAAACGAAAGGAACATCAAGCCGCGTGGTAAACCGTTTTCCAATTTTTACTATAGCGCGCAGCGTGGTTTGATTGAAGTAGAAATCAGTTCCGCTATTGGTATGGTGCTGAATCTCATTAAAGAATTCAAAGCGGGTGAAAAACTGCGAGGGATCATCGCCGGCGGTTTCTGAAACGGAGTCTTTCGCAGTTTGCGCCCGCAGGCCCGCGGCCTGAATAACCAGAAGGGATATGATCAGCAGTTTTTTCAAGTCATCAGGTTTAATTCCTTCCGCTACCTGCACCAATTTGTGCGCCTTCAACAGTTATGAGTGAATGTGGAAAGCAGGCGGGCTCTTCATTCACTTTTCCGTCACGGCACATTTGATGTTGAATGCTGATCAAAGAACATCGGACTGCCGATGAATAAACGCAGTTTCTTTCCTTTGATTTCTGCTTTTTTTCTTTCACGCTTCGCGCAGGGCAGTTGTATTTGTCCTTTTTATTCTGCCTTCTCGGCAACCCTGATCCTTCCGCTCCTGGCCGCTGCAACAAGGGCAGCATGATCCTTCTCCGTTTGATCAGCATAAGCCACGGCAAAATTCACCATGGCTTCATCCAGTTCATCGCTGTTGCCGACATACCCTGCAATCATAGCCGCATCACCTGACTTGGCATGTGCCAGCGCCAGTGCCCAGGCGCAAATCTTGCCATAAGCAGGAATGTTTTCGAGAATCACTTTTCCGGGAGTGAAGTCAATGCCGCCTTTCATGTCACGCAGCTGCCGCACATAAAAATGAAATCCTTCCTGTTCGCCCCATCCGAGAAAAATATCAGGCGCTCCCTGAATGAGCCGTTGACCGGCTACCACGCGCTGCCCCTGATTGGAATAGTTTGATTTGGGAAGGAATGGCTCCAGCACGGAATGCTGCGCCTCCTTCACTTGCAGGAAAAGCGGATCATCCGTATGATTGCCGCTCATGAAAATAATCCAGCATCTGGTACCTACGCTGCCAACACCTACAATTTTCCTGGCCACATCCACTACGCGATAGTGGCGAAGCAATGACTTGCGTTCGTCAGAGATGGACTGAAAATAAGATTCAAGCAATAATCCCATGGCTTCTTCTACCGGTTTGCCTCTCTGTGTGTGGGTTTGGTGCACGATAAACGGAGCATCATCGCGCAGGCGGTATTTCTCATCTACAATATCTGTGAGCTTACCCAGCACCTGCATGTGCGTGCGTGTGCGGGCCTTATTCGTTATTCTCTTTATGGCCTTTTCCTGAACGGGCATCGCTTTGAGAATGTCCTTTTCACTAATGGTTGTGTAATGCAATTCCATGTTTCCCATGTGGGCGTATTCCTTCATCCTCTTGCGGTACGAGTTCACGGCAGCCCGCACGCCGTCTTTGCATAATTCATCATCGGCTCCCAAGAATCTTCCGGCAGCCACGATGCTGGCCACCAGTCGTTTCAAATCCCACTCCCATGGACCGGGCAGTGTTTCATCAAAATCATTTATACCGAAAATAAGATTGCGCTCTGCCGAGGCGAACAATCCGAAGTTGGCCACGTGCATATCGCCGCATGCCTGCACGGTGATGCCGGTGGTCTTGTTACTTGCTGCGAGATCGGCAGCCATAATGGCCGCTGCGCCGCGCAGGAAAGCAAACGGTGACGTAAGCATGCGTGCATACCGGATCGGCACCAATTCCTGCAGCCGCGTCTTCGCCTGCTCTTCGAGAATGGAAACAGGATCGGCGCGGTCGGGAGCCGGACTGTAATTGCCCTGGTTGATGCGTGGAAATTTCTCGCGCAGTTTTTTGCCGGCTGCTATCCGCTCTTCAATGGCGGGCAGTTTGCTTTGAAAATGATGCAAAAGTTCCTGACTCATTTCGTATTCTTTAGAAGGTGATTGAAGTAAATAAATGAAGTTTCTCATGATGAAGAGAATTTTAGCTAAAGTAGCTCAGCCAATGAAGTGGAAGCATGACCAAAATCATGAAAGACACTTATCTTGCTCACTGCCTTTTTCTGCAGGATGGAATATGATAAAGCAGCATCGCGCTGATGCCGCTATAGGTGCGCAGTTTGAGATGAAAGAGCGTCAAGCGCTTCACTCATGTTCCTTCAGCCGTTTCATTCCTTCCACCAGCTCGTGCCAACCGTAAACAAGCGTAACACGGAAGCCGTCCATCTTCAGGTCTTCATCTTCATTATCGTTTACTGTTGAGGAGTAGGAGACGCTCAGCATCATGTTATCATTAACCTGATAACCGATCGTTCCGCCTATGCCCACATTGCTGAGCGCGTTACCTTCGAGTGTGTCCACGGTTGCCGCACCGCCCAGATAGGAAATGACATCGAGTGAACCCCACAGCCGCTCCATAAAATCACGGGTGATATGGCCTTCGAGCTGATAGGTTGGTTTCGTTTCCATTTTCTGTCCAACAAAATCATTGTTGTCACCGAAAAGCCAAATGGCAGGAAGAAACTCGATGGTTGTTCGCTTGCCGGGAATCCACGGTCCGATTTGCCAGACAACAGGCGTGCCTATGCGACCATACCAACGGTTTTGCCCGATGTTGATGGGAGTGGTATTGTCATAGGTTCCGATGGGTATGG
This genomic interval carries:
- a CDS encoding HIT domain-containing protein, whose translation is MVYLKSNHYNYLTAKERETLSFPAKLLLNKSLLVGDVLDFGCGFGKDVELLKAKGKNIVGYDKHYFPKYPAKKFDTIICFYVLNVLMQEEQANVLMEISQLLKPNGKAYFAVRRDLQYEGFRTHKVHKKPTYQCNVILNYKSIFKNENCEVYEYKHFNQFKRKENSTCPFCNPDSERELLLESATAYAMFDKFPVSNGHTLIIPKKHCADYFQLSFKEQSACWFMLNKAKELLKKKLNPDGFNVGINISESAGQTVPHVHIHLIPRYKGDVKEPRGGIRAVIPGKKDY
- a CDS encoding T9SS type A sorting domain-containing protein, with translation MKKRICIIICFLTIQICHSQNLIPNADFELGPTLISMGWMHGVFPNCLPYNFVYGPDEWTVTAFTPDRMLEGQIPCNWDDDTAQSGSAFIVLGGTEGGKATLINSLEKDYIYDFGGYIQLETFRGTQPWPCRIQFIFNGGDTLITPFISDSLNWLAYDTTFMASAVSTEIEIKGMGGGSGLEVDNLHLEKITPTGILLNNNIKELPYVFPNPFSDKINFAANDNKWYEVFIFDITSREMLNQNFTNAVSLNTEQLAKGLYFYEVRNKNGLCKKGKIVKD
- a CDS encoding T9SS type A sorting domain-containing protein encodes the protein MHNLIATSFFSITLLMTLNIQAQLAPSIEWQKTFGGSGYDQANSVIQTFDGGLVVAGYVRSNDGDVTGNHGGCLIDYWIIKLDMNGNLLWKRIYGGSNCESAHQIIQTSDSGFAAVGYASSIDGDVTSNHGSSDIWVTRLDINGNLIWQKCLGGSETELGYSIIETSDDGFVVSGISESNDGDVSANYGYWDCWFVKISLIGDIEWAKPAGGSNIDYSVSILKSLSGGYISACTSSSTDYDVTSNHGYDDFWLVNLDTAGNISWQKSIGGSGGDSDVGMCYSIDSGYVIVGQSSSNDGDVSGNHGSIDVWIAKTNKEGVLLWQKSIGGTGIDEIGNSVARTNDGGYIISGHSDSSDGDFSGNHGDIDMVIVKVNQNGNIEWQKVLGGSLADEAYSILQTNDGGYIAVGRTASNDGDVTLNNGESDWWIVKLSPEVGIEEHSQNFEPEVSPNPFATSTSITLSNSQNFQLELYDLFGNKVLSKEGKSQKIFLERGNLSSGIYFYQLIVNNRSINLGKLVIQ
- a CDS encoding DUF2252 domain-containing protein, which codes for MRNFIYLLQSPSKEYEMSQELLHHFQSKLPAIEERIAAGKKLREKFPRINQGNYSPAPDRADPVSILEEQAKTRLQELVPIRYARMLTSPFAFLRGAAAIMAADLAASNKTTGITVQACGDMHVANFGLFASAERNLIFGINDFDETLPGPWEWDLKRLVASIVAAGRFLGADDELCKDGVRAAVNSYRKRMKEYAHMGNMELHYTTISEKDILKAMPVQEKAIKRITNKARTRTHMQVLGKLTDIVDEKYRLRDDAPFIVHQTHTQRGKPVEEAMGLLLESYFQSISDERKSLLRHYRVVDVARKIVGVGSVGTRCWIIFMSGNHTDDPLFLQVKEAQHSVLEPFLPKSNYSNQGQRVVAGQRLIQGAPDIFLGWGEQEGFHFYVRQLRDMKGGIDFTPGKVILENIPAYGKICAWALALAHAKSGDAAMIAGYVGNSDELDEAMVNFAVAYADQTEKDHAALVAAARSGRIRVAEKAE
- a CDS encoding transporter; the encoded protein is MKKYLLNLRSICQKHLGSIALLLIMGWSATTQAQGDGPRFYWKSLMGTNAVPLIGSSLGGNANPLDPSHFVIPGSDFSSTMASAGYARMIPVFKRSAIVSILVPMGRISSDVTLNGQYYNNTARGYGDPMLQFGINVIGPKAIMNLPDMLRYKPKFSVDIIGSLAIPIGTYDNTTPINIGQNRWYGRIGTPVVWQIGPWIPGKRTTIEFLPAIWLFGDNNDFVGQKMETKPTYQLEGHITRDFMERLWGSLDVISYLGGAATVDTLEGNALSNVGIGGTIGYQVNDNMMLSVSYSSTVNDNEDEDLKMDGFRVTLVYGWHELVEGMKRLKEHE